Proteins encoded in a region of the Cheilinus undulatus linkage group 8, ASM1832078v1, whole genome shotgun sequence genome:
- the LOC121513733 gene encoding oocyte zinc finger protein XlCOF6, which yields MKMEAAKKKSVQTNPKTEETPHEVVVVQTEYKSEEDAHEIYTNGECLNIQIKEEPNSQEISEELHLNALSSTNTNNNTVASRTDAPDRQGFIKDELEQPEYKFNEAAVKDESEMWLKEEEDGGEDEDNIQEGYEENEQVCTESSSEFFPCPHCSVSFTDLEFLEKHVKWVHQKQYLASLKKCLSSSSMNLIPKHTCNICSSTFTSKVSLRLHVREAHPSAPPRRLYPCPTCARSFQYLKNLKNHCQRWHNMSVVTRGGYLSCADCGKSFKATWGQGPHLCNEPDTTEPEDKPICLDIGIPCPECGKILRTPQSLEDHMRTHTGDRPFVCKDCGRRFVERSGWRQHMKIHTGEKPYKCQVCGKAFLRSHHLNCHLTTHSAKKEYSCSICGKEFGLKASLKLHLRTHSSEKPFHCNVCGKNFNTRKNLRVHSKLHNSEKAHQCGDCGLKIGDLGALKIHLRTHTGERPYHCTVCGNRFIRLSHLRNHQRTHTGERPYKCDECDKSFTQSGDLVKHKRIHSGEKPFECPDCHRCYTSSGDLGKHRRSHTNLRPYTCSECEKSFRLSGHLKTHMLTHTGEKPFSCPNCLRRFARSHHLSGHVAKCR from the exons ATGAAGATGGAAGCTGCCAAGAAGAAGTCTGTCCAAACGAACCCAAAGACAGAGGAGACGCCACACGAAGTGGTCGTAGTTCAGACTGAGTATAAATCAGAAGAAGATGCTCATGAGATTTACACTAACGGAGAATGTCTTAACATACAAATTAAGGAGGAACCAAATTCACAGGAGATCAGCGAGGAGCTTCATTTAAACGCACTAAGCTCTACAAACACTAACAATAATACTGTGGCATCCCGGACGGATGCTCCAGACCGACAGGGCTTCATAAAGGACGAGCTTGAGCAGCCAGAATATAAATTCAACGAAGCAGCGGTCAAGGACGAGTCGGAGATGTGGttaaaagaggaggaagatggtGGAGAGGATGAAGACAACATCCAGGAGGGTTATGAAGAGAATGAGCAGGTCTGCACAG AGTCATCATCCGAGTTTTTTCCTTGTCCTCACTGCTCCGTCTCCTTTACTGACCTTGAGTTCCTAGAGAAACATGTCAAATGGGTCCATCAGAAACAATACCTCGCCAGTCTGAAAAAATGCCTCTCAAGCAGCTCCATGAACCTAATCCCCAAACACACCTGCAACATTTGCAGCAGCACCTTCACTTCTAAAGTAAGCCTGAGGCTCCATGTCCGTGAAGCCCACCCTTCAGCCCCTCCCCGCAGGCTTTACCCCTGTCCAACCTGTGCACGTAGTTTCCAGTACCTAAAGAACCTCAAGAATCACTGTCAGCGATGGCACAACATGTCTGTGGTAACCCGTGGAGGGTATCTCAGCTGTGCTGATTGTGGAAAGAGTTTTAAGGCTACCTGGGGTCAAGGGCCTCATTTGTGTAATGAACCTGATACCACAGAACCTGAGGATAAGCCCATCTGTCTGGATATTGGTATACCGTGCCCAGAATGTGGAAAGATTCTGCGCACACCTCAAAGCCTGGAGGATCACATGCGAACCCACACAGGAGACCGTCCATTTGTCTGCAAGGATTGTGGTCGGAGGTTTGTAGAGCGCAGCGGTTGGCGGCAGCACATGAAAATTCACACAGGGGAGAAGCCCTACAAATGTCAGGTCTGTGGGAAAGCCTTTCTCCGATCACACCATCTCAACTGCCACTTGACAACACACTCTGCCAAGAAGGAATATTCCTGCTCCATTTGTGGGAAGGAGTTTGGACTTAAGGCAAGTCTGAAGCTTCACCTGAGGACACATTCCAGTGAAAAACCTTTTCACTGCAATGTGTGCGGGAAGAACTTCAACACCAGGAAAAACTTGAGGGTTCATAGCAAACTCCACAACAGCGAGAAAGCTCACCAGTGTGGGGACTGTGGACTAAAGATCGGAGATCTGGGGGCTTTGAAAATACACCTGCGGACGCACACAGGAGAAAGACCCTACCACTGCACAGTGTGTGGCAACAGGTTCATTCGCCTTTCACATTTACGAAACCACCAACGCACCCACACAGGTGAGAGACCCTACAAATGTGATGAATGTGACAAGAGTTTCACTCAGTCTGGTGACCTGGTGAAGCATAAGAGGATACACTCCGGAGAAAAGCCCTTTGAATGTCCAGACTGCCATCGCTGCTACACCTCCTCTGGTGACCTGGGCAAGCACCGGAGGAGTCACACTAACCTGCGTCCCTACACATGCTCAGAATGTGAAAAAAGCTTTCGCTTATCGGGCCATTTGAAAACTCACATGTTAACACACACAGGGGAGAAGCCATTTTCCTGTCCTAATTGCCTCCGCAGGTTTGCTCGCTCTCACCATCTCTCTGGGCATGTGGCTAAATGTCGTTAA